One genomic segment of Catalinimonas alkaloidigena includes these proteins:
- a CDS encoding transposase: MDKAIISLFLPDGMLDYFEVTSVEKTEESYTISLAEKNQHPEEYAGENLISKGYFAEITVKDFPIRGKACYLKVKRRRWWNEDTGKVVFRNWELVAQGTRMTMEFASFLKALHRYHTGKL, from the coding sequence TTGGATAAAGCTATCATTTCTTTGTTTCTACCGGATGGGATGCTTGACTATTTTGAAGTTACTTCAGTAGAAAAGACAGAAGAGAGCTACACTATTAGTTTAGCAGAGAAGAACCAGCATCCGGAGGAATATGCAGGTGAGAACCTCATCTCCAAAGGCTATTTTGCAGAAATTACTGTAAAAGATTTTCCCATACGCGGTAAAGCCTGCTATCTGAAAGTAAAACGCAGAAGGTGGTGGAATGAAGATACAGGAAAGGTAGTTTTTAGAAACTGGGAATTGGTGGCTCAGGGCACGCGAATGACTATGGAATTCGCGTCTTTTTTAAAAGCATTGCATCGATACCACACCGGTAAGCTGTAA
- a CDS encoding trypsin-like peptidase domain-containing protein: MNKTQFFLGIILAALLGGGVAVGLVQYFDDDTAQTASLQNERNVQLSKYLSDTLFAVPDGINFVYAAERVKPGVVFIRSTYNGSGQGSGFSNPLEELYQDYFGDRERRERRGPSRSSGSGVIISQDGYIVTNNHVIEDADKVEVTLDDNRMYTAEVIGVDPTTDLALIKVDEEGLPYVDFGDSDNMNIGEWVLAIGNPFGTLTSTVTAGIVSAKARNINILHDRNNRQIEAFIQTDAAVNQGNSGGALVNLRGELIGINTAIATPTGSYAGYSFAVPVSLVRKVMNDLIEFGTVQRALLGVSIVNVDARLAKEEGLGMVEGVYIQGVAEESAASEAGIRPGDVIMEIDEKKVANVAELQEMVARNRPGDQVKVTYYRDGELSKVYATLKNTMGDTEVVKRQEEVEMEGSLFITPPADLLEKLEINGGAQIVDLGEGKWADAGLEEGFVITSIDHERIMNAEQLNEVMKDKSGGILIEGVTPDGEHAFYGYGW; the protein is encoded by the coding sequence ATGAATAAGACACAGTTTTTTTTAGGTATCATATTGGCAGCATTACTCGGAGGAGGAGTAGCTGTAGGTCTAGTACAGTATTTTGATGATGACACCGCTCAAACGGCTTCATTACAGAATGAAAGGAATGTACAGCTTTCTAAATACCTTTCGGATACTCTTTTTGCTGTGCCAGATGGCATAAACTTCGTATATGCTGCGGAGAGAGTAAAGCCAGGGGTAGTATTTATCCGTTCTACGTATAATGGTTCAGGACAAGGGTCTGGCTTTTCTAACCCACTGGAAGAGCTTTATCAGGATTATTTTGGTGACCGCGAACGTAGAGAAAGAAGAGGTCCGTCTCGTTCCTCAGGATCAGGCGTAATCATTTCTCAGGATGGATATATAGTGACCAATAACCACGTTATTGAGGATGCGGATAAAGTAGAAGTTACTTTAGATGACAACCGGATGTACACTGCCGAAGTTATAGGAGTTGACCCCACTACCGACCTTGCGCTGATTAAAGTAGATGAAGAAGGTCTTCCTTATGTTGACTTTGGTGATTCGGATAATATGAACATTGGAGAATGGGTACTTGCTATCGGGAACCCATTCGGTACACTTACATCTACAGTTACAGCTGGTATTGTAAGTGCCAAGGCACGCAATATCAATATACTTCATGATAGAAATAACCGACAGATTGAAGCATTTATTCAAACGGATGCCGCTGTCAATCAGGGAAATAGTGGGGGAGCGTTAGTAAATTTGAGAGGAGAGTTAATTGGGATCAATACCGCGATTGCTACACCTACCGGATCTTATGCAGGCTATTCCTTTGCTGTACCTGTTTCATTAGTGCGGAAAGTGATGAACGATCTGATAGAGTTTGGTACTGTACAGCGTGCTCTACTCGGTGTATCCATTGTCAATGTTGATGCTCGTCTGGCTAAGGAAGAGGGGCTGGGGATGGTAGAAGGCGTGTATATACAGGGGGTGGCTGAGGAAAGTGCTGCTTCAGAGGCAGGCATCAGGCCAGGAGATGTGATCATGGAAATTGATGAAAAGAAAGTAGCTAATGTAGCGGAGCTGCAGGAAATGGTAGCAAGAAATCGCCCGGGAGATCAGGTCAAAGTTACTTATTATAGGGATGGAGAATTGAGCAAAGTGTATGCTACGCTTAAAAATACAATGGGTGATACAGAAGTTGTTAAACGTCAGGAAGAGGTAGAGATGGAAGGCTCTTTATTTATTACCCCTCCTGCTGACCTACTAGAGAAGCTTGAGATCAACGGAGGGGCTCAGATTGTGGATTTAGGTGAGGGAAAATGGGCTGATGCTGGTTTGGAAGAAGGTTTTGTCATCACCTCAATTGACCATGAACGAATAATGAATGCTGAGCAACTTAATGAAGTAATGAAAGATAAAAGTGGTGGTATCCTGATTGAGGGGGTTACTCCAGATGGAGAGCATGCCTTTTATGGTTACGGATGGTAA
- a CDS encoding Glu/Leu/Phe/Val family dehydrogenase: protein MSDYSFFGDVCSYIDRAAVYTDHPQGLIEQIKQCNSVYKFNFPIKLAHGGYRVITAWRVQHSHHRLPVKGGVRYSRHVNEDEVMALASLMSFKCALMDVPFGGAKGGVCINPLEYKASELESVTRRYTSELIKKNFISPALDVPAPDYGTGEREMAWIADTYSTFFPEQINAYGCVTGKPISLHGIRGRTEATGRGVSFGIREAVSVAEDMKAIGLNTGLEGKRIILQGLGNVGYHTAKFLQEEGAIIIGVAEYNGGIYNIDGLDIEELILLKRSSGSIVNYQKGQSIVNARELLEYECDILIPAALENQITEDNAPRVKAKIVAEAANGPVTKGAEAILLEKNIMIIPDLYLNAGGVTVSYFEWLKNLSRVSFGRMDKRYEEVNNRRILHAMEELTGNKLSETQHKLMETGPGEVDIVNSGLEEIMVSAYHDTRELMKAKEIPDLRTASFVSSVEKIALSYIDRGIFP from the coding sequence ATGAGCGATTACAGTTTTTTTGGAGACGTCTGTAGTTATATAGACCGTGCTGCCGTCTATACAGACCACCCTCAGGGTCTCATAGAGCAGATCAAGCAGTGCAACAGTGTATATAAGTTTAATTTTCCCATCAAACTGGCCCATGGTGGTTACCGGGTGATTACGGCCTGGCGGGTTCAGCATTCTCATCACCGGCTACCTGTCAAAGGGGGTGTTCGTTACAGTAGACATGTTAACGAAGACGAAGTAATGGCCCTGGCCTCTCTTATGAGCTTTAAATGTGCTTTGATGGATGTGCCTTTTGGAGGAGCTAAAGGAGGTGTTTGTATCAACCCTTTAGAATATAAAGCTTCCGAACTGGAATCAGTCACCCGCAGGTATACTTCTGAGTTGATTAAAAAGAACTTTATCAGCCCAGCCCTGGATGTTCCTGCTCCTGATTATGGTACCGGAGAGCGTGAAATGGCCTGGATTGCTGATACTTATAGCACCTTTTTTCCTGAGCAAATTAATGCCTACGGTTGTGTAACAGGTAAACCAATCTCACTACACGGAATTCGCGGCAGAACCGAAGCTACCGGTAGGGGAGTATCTTTTGGTATCCGGGAAGCAGTAAGTGTGGCTGAAGACATGAAGGCTATCGGCCTGAATACCGGTCTGGAAGGGAAAAGAATTATCTTACAGGGCTTAGGAAATGTAGGTTACCATACTGCAAAGTTTCTTCAGGAAGAAGGCGCCATAATCATTGGGGTAGCTGAGTATAACGGAGGGATTTATAATATTGACGGACTGGATATTGAAGAGCTCATCCTCCTTAAAAGGAGTAGCGGATCCATAGTAAATTATCAGAAAGGACAGAGTATTGTAAATGCCAGGGAACTGTTGGAATACGAATGCGATATTTTGATACCTGCAGCATTAGAGAACCAGATCACCGAAGATAATGCACCTCGGGTCAAAGCTAAAATCGTGGCAGAAGCAGCTAACGGACCGGTTACTAAAGGGGCGGAAGCTATACTACTGGAGAAAAATATAATGATCATTCCTGACCTTTACCTGAATGCGGGTGGTGTCACGGTTTCTTACTTTGAGTGGCTTAAAAATCTGTCCAGGGTATCTTTTGGCCGTATGGATAAGCGCTATGAAGAGGTGAATAATCGTCGTATTCTGCATGCCATGGAAGAGCTTACAGGCAATAAACTGTCAGAGACTCAGCATAAGCTGATGGAGACTGGTCCCGGCGAGGTGGATATTGTCAATTCAGGCTTAGAAGAGATTATGGTTTCTGCTTATCATGATACCCGTGAGCTGATGAAAGCTAAAGAGATACCTGATTTGAGAACAGCTTCTTTCGTAAGTTCGGTAGAGAAGATAGCGCTTTCCTACATTGACCGTGGAATTTTCCCTTGA
- a CDS encoding DUF4494 domain-containing protein — MKTWFVCKVKYQKQDEKGKVKNVAEQYLVDAVSFTEAETRIYEKMGELIEGDFYVSNISKSNFTDVFHYEDAETWHKCKMTYTLEVEGSGKEKKVTNYILLTAPDVKTAYDRVYESLKGMLVDFRVPEIGESPILEVFPYESNVEEKWQEAPDNFEPITTEEGDRQV, encoded by the coding sequence ATGAAAACATGGTTTGTTTGTAAAGTAAAGTATCAAAAGCAGGATGAAAAGGGCAAAGTCAAAAATGTGGCCGAGCAGTATCTGGTAGATGCCGTTTCGTTTACAGAGGCAGAGACCCGCATTTATGAGAAGATGGGCGAATTGATAGAAGGTGATTTTTATGTATCAAACATTAGCAAGAGTAACTTTACAGATGTCTTTCACTATGAAGATGCTGAAACCTGGCATAAGTGTAAAATGACTTATACGCTGGAAGTAGAAGGCTCGGGAAAGGAGAAAAAAGTAACTAACTATATTCTACTGACCGCTCCTGATGTCAAAACTGCATATGACAGGGTCTATGAAAGCCTGAAAGGTATGTTGGTTGACTTTAGAGTACCTGAAATTGGTGAAAGCCCGATCCTGGAAGTATTCCCTTATGAAAGTAATGTAGAAGAGAAATGGCAGGAAGCGCCAGACAATTTTGAACCGATTACTACTGAAGAGGGCGATCGTCAGGTATAG
- a CDS encoding response regulator produces the protein MSEDKKHRAVMLIDDNEIDNLINQKMIEAANISDHIYTHSGAKSAIEFLKNIEKLGENGKTVLPEVIFLDIDMPLMDGFQFLDEFDKLADETKEHCSIVMLTSSINPQDVNKSHKYACVKQYINKPLTQKNLEKLAV, from the coding sequence ATGTCAGAAGATAAGAAACATCGCGCTGTAATGTTGATTGATGATAACGAAATTGATAATCTCATCAATCAAAAAATGATAGAAGCTGCTAATATCAGCGATCATATCTATACACACTCTGGTGCAAAAAGTGCAATTGAGTTTTTGAAAAATATTGAAAAGTTGGGTGAAAACGGGAAGACTGTTCTTCCTGAGGTGATTTTTCTGGACATTGATATGCCTTTGATGGATGGCTTTCAGTTTTTGGATGAATTTGACAAATTAGCCGACGAAACTAAAGAGCATTGCAGCATTGTTATGCTGACTTCGTCAATTAACCCTCAGGATGTCAATAAGTCACATAAATATGCTTGTGTAAAGCAGTATATCAACAAACCTTTGACTCAGAAGAATTTAGAAAAATTAGCGGTTTAA
- a CDS encoding transposase: MSDYRHWDQLEHAEDYVVFPENVGEYITIDETAVSQGELYTVITNKAARGNKGCLIAMIKGTNSERVKSILLRKIPLEKRRLVKEVTLDMAAIPWGPVWNRS, translated from the coding sequence TTGAGTGACTACAGGCATTGGGATCAGTTAGAGCATGCCGAGGATTATGTTGTTTTTCCTGAGAATGTTGGTGAATATATCACTATTGATGAAACAGCAGTTTCACAGGGTGAACTTTACACAGTGATCACCAACAAAGCGGCCAGGGGGAATAAAGGCTGCCTTATTGCAATGATCAAGGGTACTAACAGTGAACGAGTAAAGTCTATCCTGCTTAGAAAGATCCCATTAGAAAAAAGGAGGCTGGTCAAAGAAGTCACCTTAGACATGGCGGCCATTCCATGGGGGCCAGTATGGAACAGATCGTGA
- a CDS encoding S8 family serine peptidase, producing the protein MGFFIRLSIGVCGLLMMHSMCFAQHIREFSWPEGITANDYAPHTLIVKFRDTYSSAKAFNARQPAPDHHLDEIASLLPIQSIESAVPSAYLSHAQSQKAREVTTQVHLENIYKIHLQEGQDLNEAIQRLLQLENVAYAEPYYLLKPLGTHAGEYVPNDPGAAKSGGAQDYLSLINAYEAWAIEKGDSSIRIGILDTGIEFGHQDLADNLWENKLDPINGIDDDEDGLTDNYLGWDFADNDNDPTADQNIHGIQVTGIASGTTDNKIGISGAGFNSSYVPIKIFRTADGSFHQGYEAIAYAANMGCKVINLSWGGANAFSNFGQDMIDYAVLEKDVVVVAAAGNSGKFEDFYPASFNHVLSVTHTDANDQHRSVTTTSYFVDLAAPGNNIYTTRDDDAYANSGGSSMAAPQVAGTAALLRAHYPELNALQIMEKIRLSTDDIYDVGSNKQHLEKMGRGRLNMGKALNAFETPALRMSAFTYRNHVGAYAFYGDTLNIEAVFTNYLSQTSADAKVTLTSPSAYVSMLDSVFTIGTLDTLESVHSGSIHSGSIHSGSIQSGENAFSLYLHEDLPGNEQIYFRLVFEDDGYTDYQYFYIVSSSDEPLLDNGKIRLSIGSNGDIGKGISNHGFVYQGDTLAKHIGLMIGTSNDSLSDNTIQDFTDVSYSQDFEKTENIRFDHSSEADIVLSSVFNDQGAENPINLSVEQRWLTNTSGDGQKYLISEYRMINGGPDSLFNLMSAMFADWDIGNASQNKASWDMSSLLGYVYDDNTYSGIALLSGQSPIYRAIDKLNANNNVADLEGPFSDSVRYSWISQGISKAEAGVNGSGNDVAHMVGAELDTLPPTQHQYVAFALLSASSLAELQELTQAAQAQYIDYRNNPAVSETIYACVDSTVVVQPSDSGLYRFYKDALGTVLLTEDSSFTTSVLAGDTSIYLAKIDEGYESPISQVQIKILQPQASFRLKSVNLGTYEQDTLFLNSENLATLRWEDTSTDAVSWHWNFGNGFESSKQHPSVQYQEEGEYDISLRVLSSAGCESIKLKTLTVVRRVPKPIVEDQVICYGSPASISASNTDQLKVYRDKLLDHLLYSGDSFTTDPLINDSVYYIVNNASSYPSTAVPVNIRVIQPKVDIKHSLSLSKASKYLLKFWPNDVDATELTDLIWEINGVVVGTSDTLIYDYSAEHENEENIYVSLTYTAEDETTCEHKVSKQLVLKKSPKPQLKVQQVCSGESVNLSPSNGEVFYFYEDSSLQEPIHKGKSLNVGELNMDKTYYITNIDSLKESEVSPIQVIINKFADFNISSDTVYLSEGREVVFQGIALKEEATNISWTWDLGDGQLINRGERVSQQYDSMGVYQIRLIARNSEGCSNIISKLLTVINVTSTEGNPEDVNLRIYPNPTGGIFWLSNVLWYNKEIMLHLYDRQGKALCEEKLKYSRSPLEVNLHELSQQQLPNGLYFIELRSADKRFIRKLMIQNGL; encoded by the coding sequence ATGGGCTTTTTTATTAGGTTGAGCATAGGGGTTTGTGGTTTGCTAATGATGCACAGCATGTGCTTTGCACAGCATATCCGTGAGTTCTCTTGGCCTGAAGGAATTACTGCCAATGATTATGCGCCACATACCCTTATTGTCAAATTCAGAGACACCTATTCTAGTGCTAAAGCGTTTAATGCAAGACAGCCTGCACCTGACCATCATTTAGATGAAATAGCATCTTTACTTCCCATACAATCCATTGAGTCGGCCGTACCTTCTGCCTATTTATCTCATGCCCAAAGCCAGAAAGCACGTGAGGTTACAACGCAGGTACATCTGGAAAATATTTATAAAATTCACCTACAGGAAGGCCAGGACCTGAATGAAGCCATCCAGCGTTTGTTACAGCTGGAAAACGTAGCCTACGCAGAGCCCTATTACCTGCTAAAACCACTGGGCACCCATGCAGGTGAATATGTGCCTAATGATCCTGGGGCAGCTAAGTCAGGAGGGGCACAGGATTATCTTTCTCTTATCAATGCCTATGAGGCCTGGGCGATAGAAAAAGGGGACAGTTCTATACGCATTGGCATACTAGATACCGGTATTGAGTTCGGGCATCAGGATCTGGCAGATAATCTCTGGGAAAATAAGCTTGATCCTATCAACGGAATAGACGATGATGAAGATGGTTTAACCGACAACTACCTGGGCTGGGACTTTGCGGATAATGACAATGACCCAACAGCCGACCAAAATATACATGGTATTCAGGTAACAGGCATAGCCTCAGGTACTACTGATAATAAAATTGGCATAAGCGGAGCTGGTTTCAACTCCTCATACGTACCTATCAAAATTTTCAGAACGGCTGACGGAAGTTTTCATCAGGGGTATGAAGCTATTGCTTATGCCGCGAATATGGGCTGCAAAGTAATCAACTTATCCTGGGGAGGTGCCAATGCCTTTTCAAATTTTGGCCAGGACATGATTGATTATGCTGTGCTGGAAAAAGATGTAGTGGTGGTAGCAGCTGCAGGTAACAGTGGGAAGTTTGAAGATTTTTACCCTGCATCCTTTAATCACGTATTGTCAGTAACCCATACTGATGCAAATGACCAACATCGTTCGGTCACAACCACCAGCTATTTTGTAGATCTCGCTGCACCGGGAAATAACATTTACACCACCCGGGACGATGATGCTTATGCTAATTCAGGAGGGTCTTCTATGGCTGCACCACAAGTAGCGGGTACTGCTGCTTTGCTCAGGGCTCACTATCCGGAGCTTAATGCTTTACAGATCATGGAAAAGATACGGTTAAGTACGGATGACATTTATGATGTGGGGAGCAATAAGCAGCATTTGGAAAAGATGGGTAGGGGACGTTTGAATATGGGGAAAGCACTGAATGCGTTTGAAACACCTGCATTGAGAATGTCTGCCTTTACCTATAGAAATCATGTCGGTGCCTACGCTTTTTATGGCGATACCTTAAATATTGAAGCTGTTTTTACCAATTACCTCAGCCAAACATCCGCGGATGCAAAGGTGACACTTACGTCACCTTCAGCATATGTAAGCATGCTGGACTCTGTATTTACTATCGGAACATTAGATACACTAGAGAGTGTCCACTCGGGGAGCATCCACTCGGGGAGCATCCACTCGGGGAGCATCCAAAGCGGGGAAAATGCATTCAGCCTCTATCTGCACGAAGACTTACCTGGTAATGAGCAAATCTATTTTCGCCTGGTTTTTGAAGATGATGGGTACACAGACTATCAGTATTTTTATATCGTATCTTCCTCCGATGAGCCATTATTAGATAATGGGAAGATCAGACTTTCCATTGGGAGTAATGGCGATATAGGAAAAGGTATCTCAAACCATGGTTTTGTTTATCAGGGAGATACACTGGCAAAACACATTGGTCTGATGATTGGCACTTCAAATGATAGCCTGTCGGACAATACTATTCAGGATTTTACCGATGTTTCATACAGCCAGGATTTTGAAAAGACAGAAAACATACGCTTTGACCATTCTTCTGAAGCTGATATTGTACTCAGCTCAGTATTTAATGATCAAGGGGCTGAAAATCCTATCAATCTTAGCGTAGAGCAACGGTGGCTTACGAATACTTCTGGTGATGGACAAAAGTATCTTATCTCGGAATACAGAATGATCAACGGTGGCCCAGATTCACTATTCAATCTGATGAGTGCGATGTTTGCTGACTGGGATATTGGAAATGCTTCGCAAAATAAGGCCAGCTGGGATATGTCAAGTTTATTAGGTTATGTGTATGATGATAATACTTATAGCGGGATAGCATTGTTAAGCGGTCAGTCACCCATCTACCGAGCCATTGATAAGCTTAATGCAAACAATAATGTGGCAGATCTGGAAGGTCCATTTTCTGATTCTGTGCGTTACTCCTGGATTTCACAGGGGATAAGTAAAGCTGAAGCAGGGGTAAATGGCAGTGGAAATGATGTAGCACATATGGTGGGTGCGGAACTGGATACATTACCACCTACCCAACATCAATACGTAGCTTTTGCTTTACTCTCTGCATCAAGTTTGGCAGAATTACAGGAATTAACGCAGGCAGCGCAAGCGCAATACATTGATTACAGAAATAATCCTGCTGTAAGTGAGACTATCTATGCATGTGTAGACAGTACTGTCGTTGTTCAACCCTCAGACAGTGGCCTTTATCGTTTTTATAAAGATGCGCTGGGTACTGTACTACTGACAGAAGACAGCAGCTTTACAACATCTGTGCTTGCTGGAGATACATCTATATATCTGGCGAAAATTGATGAAGGATACGAAAGTCCTATCAGTCAGGTTCAGATCAAAATATTACAGCCCCAGGCTTCATTTCGTCTTAAGTCAGTGAACCTGGGAACATACGAGCAAGATACGCTTTTCTTAAACAGTGAAAACCTGGCTACCCTGAGATGGGAAGATACCAGTACAGATGCGGTTTCATGGCATTGGAATTTTGGTAATGGGTTTGAAAGCAGTAAACAGCACCCTTCAGTGCAGTATCAGGAAGAAGGAGAGTACGATATTAGTTTGCGTGTGCTGAGCAGTGCAGGTTGTGAAAGTATCAAGCTGAAAACGCTTACCGTGGTAAGGCGGGTGCCCAAACCGATAGTTGAAGATCAGGTAATTTGCTATGGCTCGCCAGCCAGTATTTCTGCCAGCAATACAGATCAACTGAAAGTATATCGAGATAAGTTACTTGATCATTTACTTTATAGTGGAGACAGTTTTACCACTGACCCCTTGATTAACGATTCAGTATACTATATCGTTAATAATGCCTCAAGTTATCCCAGTACGGCTGTGCCAGTCAATATCAGGGTAATTCAACCAAAAGTAGATATCAAACACAGTCTTTCTCTCTCCAAGGCAAGCAAATACTTACTCAAATTTTGGCCAAACGATGTTGACGCTACCGAATTGACTGACCTTATTTGGGAGATAAATGGTGTAGTCGTAGGTACATCTGATACGCTGATTTATGATTATTCAGCTGAGCATGAAAATGAAGAAAATATTTATGTATCGCTTACTTATACCGCTGAAGATGAAACTACCTGTGAGCATAAGGTGAGTAAGCAGCTGGTGTTGAAAAAGAGCCCTAAACCCCAACTCAAAGTTCAACAGGTTTGCAGTGGAGAATCAGTAAACCTAAGTCCATCTAATGGAGAAGTATTTTATTTTTATGAGGATTCCTCGCTGCAGGAGCCTATCCACAAGGGCAAAAGCCTGAACGTAGGTGAGCTCAATATGGATAAGACATACTACATTACCAATATAGATAGTTTAAAAGAAAGTGAGGTAAGTCCCATTCAAGTGATTATTAACAAGTTTGCAGACTTCAATATCTCATCTGATACAGTTTACCTATCTGAAGGACGTGAGGTGGTATTTCAAGGGATAGCCCTGAAAGAAGAGGCAACCAACATCAGCTGGACCTGGGACCTGGGGGATGGCCAATTGATAAACAGGGGAGAGCGAGTGAGTCAGCAATACGATTCTATGGGTGTTTACCAGATCAGGCTTATTGCCCGAAACAGTGAGGGTTGCTCTAATATCATCAGCAAATTACTCACTGTGATCAATGTGACTTCTACTGAGGGTAATCCGGAAGATGTTAATCTTCGTATCTACCCAAATCCTACGGGTGGCATTTTTTGGTTGTCAAATGTACTCTGGTATAACAAAGAAATAATGCTTCACCTGTACGACAGACAAGGCAAAGCATTATGTGAGGAAAAACTGAAATATTCTCGTTCTCCGCTGGAAGTCAATTTACATGAATTGAGCCAGCAACAGCTACCCAACGGCCTATATTTTATAGAACTTAGAAGTGCCGATAAGCGCTTTATACGAAAACTAATGATACAAAATGGGCTTTAA
- a CDS encoding IS4 family transposase, which yields MKKKGGKQMEESWGMQEFMGSAVEDKREAKSLSLMADRLLANPELSFSSAVGENFRKSAWRIFSKQEVDVSYGHYRQTSKRCADQDVVLVSQDTTDLNYASHVATEGLGDLGGSHVNPGLCLHTAMALSEQGTALGLVGQKLWPPQSTGRTKQVQFYPLEEKESYRWVEALQWVDQHLAKAKKVIVISDRESDFYEYMAARRSKHVELLFRAHHLNRKVHYEQEKMLLKEVVFPNTTKVEVYLPRTSKRKERNAKLQVSWGKITCPVPTYKKGEDIDLWVVVAQETHTPAGEEPRSEPPLLWYLLTTINIEDQAAALLMIDYYRKRWVIERWHMVLKSGMQIEKLQFDTFTRLSHAIAMLCIVAWQLIWLKHLAAESAQLAAEKIFEPLQIEVLEKHSGRKELSVQQALIIIAALAGFTPTKKQPFPGEKTMWRGWAIFSQLCHGYLLASQINYETG from the coding sequence TTGAAAAAAAAGGGAGGTAAACAGATGGAAGAGAGTTGGGGCATGCAAGAGTTTATGGGAAGTGCAGTAGAAGATAAACGCGAGGCAAAGAGTTTGTCACTGATGGCTGATCGTCTTTTAGCTAACCCTGAGCTTTCCTTTAGTAGTGCAGTAGGAGAGAATTTCCGTAAATCAGCCTGGCGGATATTTTCCAAACAGGAAGTAGACGTCAGCTACGGCCACTATAGGCAAACGAGCAAGCGCTGTGCCGACCAGGATGTGGTTTTGGTGAGTCAGGATACAACAGACTTGAATTATGCCAGTCATGTCGCTACTGAAGGTCTGGGCGACTTAGGCGGCAGTCATGTAAATCCAGGGCTTTGCCTGCATACGGCCATGGCTCTGAGTGAGCAGGGAACGGCTTTGGGCCTGGTAGGACAAAAGCTGTGGCCTCCCCAATCCACAGGACGTACAAAGCAGGTGCAGTTTTATCCTTTAGAAGAAAAAGAAAGTTATCGGTGGGTAGAAGCCCTACAGTGGGTGGATCAGCATTTAGCTAAAGCCAAGAAGGTGATCGTAATCTCCGACAGAGAATCTGATTTTTATGAGTACATGGCTGCTCGCCGCTCCAAACATGTAGAATTACTCTTCAGGGCACATCATCTCAACCGAAAGGTGCATTATGAGCAAGAAAAGATGCTTCTTAAAGAAGTGGTTTTTCCCAATACTACTAAAGTAGAAGTTTACCTGCCCAGGACCAGCAAGAGAAAAGAGCGTAATGCTAAGCTGCAGGTAAGCTGGGGTAAGATCACATGCCCTGTCCCTACTTATAAAAAAGGAGAAGATATTGACTTATGGGTGGTAGTAGCTCAAGAAACACATACTCCGGCAGGAGAAGAACCGCGCAGCGAACCGCCTCTGCTATGGTATTTACTCACTACCATCAATATAGAAGATCAAGCTGCTGCTTTGCTGATGATAGATTATTACCGGAAACGATGGGTGATTGAACGCTGGCATATGGTGCTGAAGAGTGGTATGCAGATAGAAAAGCTACAGTTTGATACTTTCACACGACTATCTCATGCCATTGCTATGCTCTGTATTGTAGCCTGGCAATTGATCTGGCTTAAGCATCTGGCAGCAGAAAGTGCCCAATTAGCTGCAGAGAAAATATTTGAACCGCTACAAATAGAAGTCTTAGAAAAGCATAGTGGCAGAAAAGAACTCAGTGTACAGCAGGCATTGATCATCATCGCTGCCCTGGCCGGGTTTACGCCTACTAAAAAGCAGCCCTTCCCTGGAGAAAAAACCATGTGGAGAGGGTGGGCCATCTTCTCTCAACTCTGCCATGGATACCTTCTCGCTTCGCAGATAAATTATGAGACAGGATAA
- a CDS encoding ISAon1 family transposase: protein MGASMEQIVTKTFTKAVLVTDRFHVQKLAYEAVQEMRIAYRWEAIEQENQEMELSKEVGRTFVANRLENGDTPKQLLVRSRYLLFKDKSKWTSSQVHRAEILFKLYPQLEQAYELAQKLGHIYQNTKEKGVAFTRLARWYDQVEKAGFKSFNTVSRTIQQHYKTILNFFDRRSTNAAAESFNAKIKAFRSQFRGVRNISFFLYRLSKIYA from the coding sequence ATGGGGGCCAGTATGGAACAGATCGTGACTAAGACATTTACCAAAGCTGTTTTAGTCACCGATCGTTTTCATGTGCAAAAACTGGCTTATGAAGCAGTTCAGGAAATGAGGATAGCTTATCGCTGGGAAGCTATTGAGCAAGAGAACCAAGAAATGGAATTGAGCAAAGAAGTAGGCAGAACCTTCGTTGCCAACAGGTTAGAAAATGGTGATACTCCTAAACAACTACTGGTCAGGAGCAGGTACCTGCTCTTCAAGGACAAAAGCAAATGGACGTCTTCCCAAGTCCACAGGGCAGAAATCCTGTTCAAACTCTATCCACAGCTTGAGCAAGCTTATGAATTAGCTCAAAAGCTAGGACATATATACCAAAACACTAAAGAGAAAGGTGTCGCTTTCACCAGACTGGCCAGATGGTATGATCAGGTAGAAAAAGCTGGCTTTAAATCTTTCAATACAGTCTCTAGAACCATTCAGCAACACTATAAAACTATCTTAAACTTCTTTGATAGAAGAAGTACTAATGCTGCTGCTGAATCTTTCAATGCCAAAATCAAAGCTTTCAGGTCACAGTTCAGAGGGGTGAGAAACATTAGCTTCTTCCTCTACAGACTTTCCAAAATCTATGCTTAG